The stretch of DNA TGTCGTACTTCAAATCGGATGAATACgacctcgcgcacgcgctcttCTCCTTAATCCTCGCGTTGCTGACTCTGCAGTTGGGTTTGTGGGCGCTGCAGgtgaggacgtcgccgtttCTGCTCCCGACCATGCGCGAGCTCACAGCGGATtttggcgtcgccgcagcAATCGCGGTGGGCACGCTCACCGCATATGGAAGCAATGTCAAGGGCATGGAGATGCTCAAGATGACGTCAAGCATCGAGCCCGCCGATGGTCGGGGCAGTTGGGTGGTGGATCTACACGCCGGGCCCGCGCATCTCAAGTGGCTCGCCATCGTGCCCGCGTTGCTCCTCACCGCGCTGATGTACGTCGAGATGAACATATCATCTCTGCTCGCAAACAAGCCGGAGAATAAGCTCATAAAGGGACCCGCGCACCACCAGAACTTTCTCGTCATGGCGCTCATCACGCTAGTATTCGCGCTGTTCGGCTTGCCGCCGATGACCGGTTCGCTGCCGCACTCGCCGCAGTTTATCCGCGCGTTGTCAGATGTCGAGGAGATCACGGTTGGCGGCGAGACCCGCACCAACGTGATCTGGGTCCGCGAGAacaggctcgcgccgctgctGGTGCACGTGCTGATGAGTCTGACGATCGTCATGGCACCGGCGCTGCGCCAGATCCCGATGGCGGTTCTGTACGGGCTGTTCTTGTACATGGGCATCACGGGGCTGGCGACTTCGCAGCTGTGGACGCGAATAAAAATGATCGCGATGGACCCGAGGCTGTTACCGCCGACGCACTACGTCAGGAAGGTGCCGCTGACCCGTGTGCACGCCTTCACGCTGGTGCAAATGTGCTgctgcgcggcgctgctTGGGGTGAGAcagtccccggcggcgctgTTCTTTCCGCTCTTTCTCGGCGCTCTGATGCCGCTGCGATATACGCTGACGCACGAGGGGGTCTCGCTGTTCACGCCCGAGATGCTCAAGATGCTGGACATGATCGCCGAGGCTTCGAACGCGGAGACCGCGGCAAGGACTGGACGGACGGATGCCGAGGATCACCTGACGATcaggggcgacgtcgcggattTCGACCGATCCGTGCGCAAGGGGGGCGGAGCGAGGCGGAGATCAAACTGGAGTTCCAGGCGGAACTCTGTCATGCTTGATCTCGCAGAGGTTGGGCCGGCAATCAACGGCGCGGAGCTACTCTTAGAGCCAAGGGATTCGGAAACCAAACGCGAATAGAGAGCGAATCAACGCAATCCTTGAAAGCACAAAAAACGAATCAAATTCCTTTCCCTCCGCCTTCAGCCGAATCTCAGCACGTCCCCGTCTGGCGACCTGAAAGCTCCGCCCGGCTTGGGCGAGAACGGCGTCCTGGCCACGTGCCTCACAAACccctccggcgtcggcgtcctgaGTGGCACGCTCGTCTGCGCCACGGACTTGGGAACCCGTCGCATCCTGCGCCCGAAGATCCTCCCATTGGCCTTGACGAGCGCCCAAGCCGCCGGGACCCCAAACaccagcgccgtcgcgacgcgaaccgtcgtcggcgtcacgTGCGGCTGCAGTGCCTCCACCTTACCAGCCTCCTTCATGGCGAACGCCTCAACCTCCGTGAATATCCGgatcgcggtggcgagcgcggcggtcgacacagctgtgacgccctcggcgaaagccttcgcgccgtcgcccgcgaggggcgcAGCCTTCTCGAAGACTGCGCTCGCGGATGAGGTCGCGGTGGTGATCAgcggctccgtcgcgtcgtggagcgccgtggcgagctccatGACGTATCCCGGCGCGATGGTACTCGCGTAGGAGGCGACAGTCTTCACGGCGGTGAATCCGCCGATCGTGAGGCGTGCGACGGATCTCGCGCCGATGCGGAGGAGTGCGGCGATGAGCTCAGCCGCGTCCGGAGGAGTCGCGGACGTCTTCGACATGAGTTGCTCCTCCAGGCTGGCAACCTCGCTCAACAGCGCGCTCTTATCTTTCAGCGCCGTCTGATACTTATCGCTGAGCTCCTTGAGCCTGACGCTAACGTCATCGTACTGCGGGGAAGGGACGGGGAGGGACGGGTTAGGTGGTGAAGGTGCGTTCGGGGGCACAGATCTGACCAGTGGAGTTTGGGGTTGGGTCGGGGATGTCCGTGGCGCAGCGCTCACCTGCACCTTGCactgctcgagctcgggaTGCTCCGTGTCTTGGCATGTGGCCACCGCCAAAAGGGCGGCGAACACCGCGATGGTCAGCAGTCGAACGCGCATCTGTGTTGTGCCACGCTGGCTTTCACCCGGCAAAAATAAGAGGCTGCACCCGAGCAACCTGACACGGTCTTCTCGCAACGAAGACGCCTCAGAGTTGAAGGCGCCGGTGGGTGGGGCCCCGGGCTAGTAGGGGGGTGACCGCGATGAATAAGACACACACAGCGCCCGAAAGAAGGGGAAAGAGACGACGGAGGGTGCggatcggcgccgccgccatcctgGTACGTACCCCGGCGCTCCTGAACCATCGCCCCGCCTCGATCGACCCCTTGATTCTCCCCCTGGGAAATTCGGCACCGACGCTCACCCGACCCATCCCCCCTCTCCTTCCCCGTGATACACAGTCGATTATTTCGTGCGCGCTTGGGTACGGCTACCTCGCGCGCGAAaatgacggcggcgcgggactcGAGAACGGGGTAAAAGGCCGACATGAACGCACACCACGAGAGGTCCCGTCCCGATCtcgcacgacgacgccctcgacgaaaAGCCGGGCCGTCGACGTGCACGATCCCACGGTGAACTTCGGGCTTGATTTCGACGAGAACGCGGATCCCCCAAACGCGCCCCCTCCTCCCCTTAttccgacgctcgcgaccaCGACCACGACGGTCCGGCGAAGTCCCCCGGTCCCGAAGAGGGCGACCGTGGATGAGGATCAGGGAAAGTACAAGTTCGAggtgctgccgccgcccgtcgtcgacggctcAGTGACCAACATGCAGGAGGTGGACCCGTCCAAGCAGGACCATCCGAAGTGGATGCGCGATATGTGGAGCGAAAAGGTGCAGGCGGTTGACAAGAACGTCATAGACAAGGAACTGGAGGCGAGGCTCGAGAGTAGACCCCCCGAGCTGGACCACGTGCagcccggcgaggagctcttTGTGACGTTCGGCACAGCGAGCGTGACTGACTTTGTGCAGAACTGGCTGGAGTCTGCGGACAAGCTCGGACTCTCGCCGTTGTTCGTGGGAGCGCTGGACGAGGACATGTACGAGTGGTGCAAGAAGAGGGGCGTGCCATCAATGCTCCTAAAAGGAAACACTGTTCTGAAAAACAGGGGCCAGCAGTTTATCACCGCCGGGGATAAGTCGTTCAAAAAGATGGGGACAGTCAAGACCAAGTTCATCCAGGACCTCCTGGAGCTGGGAATCGCGCCCATCctgacggacgcggacgtggtgTGGCTCAAAGACCCGAGGTCTTACTTCAAACGGGGAACGTACATAACCGCCGACGTTCTCGTCAGCACGGATTGCATTGACGTACCCGCGGATAGAAAAGACAACAACGGATGCTCTCACGTCAACTTCAACACCGGCGTGCTTCACTTCAGGCCCACGGATGCGGCGAAGGCGTTCGTGCAGACATGGAAGACGAAGGttgcgacgtcgacgatcgcGTGGATGAGGGACCAGCCCGCGTTTAATTTGATAACGCACGAGGGCGTTGGCGGGCACTCGTTGGAACCAGCCGTGTCCGTGCCGGAAGAAAGGCGCGGCACCGAGGGACACCGCATGGTGTACtgggcggcgaacgcgtcgattCGACTCGGCGTGCTGCCCAACTGGCTCTTCGGCAACGGCCACTCCTACTTTGTCCAGTGGCACCACCTGACGCaccccgaggacggcgagccgTTCAGCGTCCACCTCACGTACCAGTACGGCGACACCGGCTCTTACGCGTTCGGCAAACGCGAGCGGATGCGTCAGGCTGGGATCTGGCGGAGCGACCCGAGGGAGTACTTCGAGGATGGAAAGTACCTCGTGGTCTCCGACGAGGGATCGCAGGTTGACTTCAGCGGGGAGTCGCccgggggcgaggaggttggATCGGATAGGAACGCGTACAGGACGGCCATCGATCGGCACCTGAGGGAGGACAAGCTTCGAAGGACGACGATACgaaacgcgctcgcgctggccCGTGCCCTGAATCGCATCCTCGTCCTGCCCGAGGCGCGGTGCTACTGCGACAAGATATGGAACAACCTCAACGCGTGTCGCGCGCCGGGTGCGGAGTCGTTCAAGTTGCCGTATGCGTGTCCCATGGATCACATATACGATCTGCCCTCCTGGTTCAACCCGGGTATGCCCGATTTCCGCGAGCCCGGGTTTCTGGACGACCCGAGGGTGCCCGACGCCATAAAAGCATCCGTCGGGagagtcgtcgtcgatcgcgacggggacACCCGTGCGGGAAAACCGGGCTGGGATATGAATGATGGAAAGGTTGTCAAGTTGCGACACGGTTTCACCGTCCCGGACGCTAAGCTTGCCCTCAAATCCCTCGAGGAGAAGCGCGTGATCGAGGTGGACTTTCTGGGTAACGAAGGGACGTTTTGCGGGTTtggagacgacgcgaagaACAAGGAATTCGACAGGATCGTGGTCAAGCCGCTATCGGCGAGCCAGTACTACTGCTTCACCGAGCTCTGGGAGGATcagggctcgccgcggggtgggCGCAACGGTCCTTACGAGCCGCAGGTTGTCCTGAGGCACTGCGGGATGATGGAAGACGACTTTAAGCGCGCGGGGAAAGTGCACGCGGGGGTGGTGGAGCACATCGACAAACCGGACGGCGGATGTTCGTGCGAGTGGGGCTTCGGCCTCCCGCGCGGACTCGCGCATATTTCCAAGGACGAGAGCATCTGCCCGAGGCGGAACTCCGATCAGCCCACTGCTGGCTAGCTAGCCAGTAGCTAGTTCGATGCTAAATCGGTACCTAACGTCTACACGACTCACTACTCGTAGCTCTAATCTCAGCGCGCCGCTCCTTAGCCGTCGCCCGGGGCGTCcgggagctcctcgccctccgcgagtgcttcgccggcgagcgcgggcttTGCCTTTGGCGGCGGTTGAGCGAAACCGCGCGACATCGCCCACGGCGCCtttccgtcgccgcctcgcatCGAGTCAGCCACCATGCGCCCAACTTCGCGCCCCACGCCCGCGCCTACGAGCCCCGGGTGCAGACCCGCGGATCCCCGCCCGAAAGCGCCCGGGGGgaacctcccgccgccgcggttgaaCACCTTGCCCGACCTCGGCGCCTTCTGCGAAGCctgcgacgggggcggcggcttgaACGCGTACCTATCGCTCTCCCATTCGTAGTCGACCTCGTGCGGCTTGGGCCTGATCACGTCGGGCGGCGGACTCGGCGGTTTACCCCCCCCGCTCAGCCGcacgcgcacctcgccgtccgcctcCATCACCTCGTGCACCCGCTGCTTTTTCGGAAGCGTGCACGTCTTCCTCGACATGTCCTGGTAGAGTCGCTCGCCGGTGGACATGGATATCTGGTAGTGGTGCCACGGGCAAGTGATGCACGCGCCGTGTCCATCCACATCCTCTATGTCGCCGTGCAGTAAGGGCGCTCCCATGTGGTAGCACGTCGCATCGAAGGCGTAGAGCCTGCCGCCCGAGCGAGCCACGACGAGGTATCGGCCATCAGCGGTGACCTGCACTCGCGCGTTTTCCCGGGCCAGCTGGTCGCTTTTCGCCACGACATGCCACTCACCCGACCTGGAGGgtcccacggcggcgtcagaGTCCATCGCATTCCCGTCAAATGACGTCGCACACGCCCCTTCCATTCGGTCCACCCCAGCACCGAAAAAAATGGTGCTTCGCCCCACGGCTAAACTCCATAAACGGGGGCACACGGATACGGAGCACGTTCGCCATGCCGGTCCAGCACGACACCATCGCCCCGCACAATTCACACCACATCGCCGCGAGTGCGGAGATCAAGGAGAGCGATGCGGAGTATCTCGCGAAGCACAACATCCGCGCGCTCATGGCGGACATGGTCCAGgagatcgtcgtcgcgaagccCGTCTCTCCGGTGCAGTTCATGATTGACTACCTCGCGGTGGGCTCGTCGCTGTGCCAGCAGGACAAGTACGGCCTGAGCATGatgaggcgggcgcggctgATGAAGATCTTCAAGGCTTGGGATAAGAATCAGGACAAGACGGTGGACCTCAAGGAGCTCAGGGCGTTCACCAGGAAGCACGGGGGAAACGCAGTCACGCaggacgagctcaaggacaTATTCATGGACATGGACGAGAGCGGAGACAGCAAggttgacgaggacgagttcCTCAAATTCTTCTCGCTTAGCGTCAAGcggatggacgacgacgagttcgagCAGATGATCCAGGACATGCTGCAGTAAGGGGACGTAGCGCCACTAGCTACTAGATGTATTTTAGAGAATGCCAATGCCAGATTTGGCGCAGCGTCGCTTGCTGTGCCACCCCACGAATTCAcagcgagcgcggcgatgtccgtctcttccgtcgagcgcgcgatcgatTGACGTGATGCTGCGGTAGTGCTACAATGCCTTTTATACAACCTTGCTATGACTTCGCATGTCAGAAGATGCCGTTCTGGGACCCCAGCCAATACAGCCAAACGAGACATATTCCACCCCACATTCCCAATGGAAGCCTCGCGAGCCCCCCCTCCCTGGAGCTCCGATAGACCGCCGCTGATGTGGAGAGCACAAGCGGTAGTAACAGAGGCCCTGCCTGAAGCACAACCTGATTGAAAGACGTGGGATCCTCAGTCGCACGCACGGCAGTCACCGCCCCTCCCCCCATCTTAACCGCGTTCACATCCCGACTTCGCCAGAGGGGATATGCCACCGACCCTCGGCTTTTGCGTCTCCTCGTAATTCTGAGGACATGTTGCACGTGCACGTGGACGGGTGCAGCGCACACGAATGCCATCGAACCAAGGGATAAAAGTATCGGCCAccccgcgtcccgcgcctcACGAAGTGGCCCTCGCCGAAAATTCGGTGCCGTTTCGGTGACCCTTCAAACAGTTCCCCCTTCAGAACCATCTGCGCGGAGCCCGCGGCCGTGATCATCGGATCGCCCACCATGGGGGACGACGCTCAGGTGAAAGAAGAAGAGGGGAtgtcgcctcctcgcggccAATCTCGATCCCGCTCtcggtcgcgctcgcccagGCGCAGGAGCTACTCGCCCGatcgaaggcggcgaagggatTCGAGGGATCGttcgaggtcgaggtcgcgggggcggggaagGTCCTGGTCTCGCTCTCGGTCTAGATCGCCCCGCGGCtaccgccgccggtcgcgctCGTACTCGAGGTCCCGATCCcggtcgcgatcgccgccgcgccgacgccgacgatcgccgccgcgcggagaaCGGGATtcacgtcgtccgccgcccggcggTCCCGCGAGAGTGAAGGCGGaagccgaggaggccatcCCGTGCGTCGGGTACGAGGGGCGCATCATCGGCCGGGGCGGTGAGACCATCCGCCGGATCCAGGAGGAGACTGGCGCCAGGATATCCATAGATCGAGCGTCGGGGGAGTGCATGGTGTCCGGTAGTACCGAGCAGGTCATCCTGGGGTCCGCAGCCGTAAAGAAAatcatcgccgaggcgggggagcggggcgggggcggcggcggtaacggcggcggcggcggcgggttcaggCCCCCGAGCGGGCCGTTCGAAGCCGAGGAGACGATCCCGTGCGCCGGGTCCGAGGGAAGGGTCATCGGCAAGGGGGGCGAGACCATCCGCCGGCTGCAGGAGGAAACCGGATGCAGGATCGACATCGAGAAGGGTTCCGGGCTGTGCACGATCAAGGgaaccgtcgcggccgtgcgcgcggcggcggcggcggtgaggcgACAGAtcgaagacggcgacggcggtggaggtGGGTTCAAGAGGAAGAGGGACTCCGAGGATGAGCCCATCGACTCGGCCGCGTACGGGCGAGAGCTCGCGCAACGAGAAGAGGATGACGAGCCTAAACCGCCGCCGATTGAGCCGGACTTTGGCctctccggcgcgctcgccgcggagacaAACACCGTGAACGGCGTCACGCTGGTGTACACAGAGCCGCTGGAGGCGAAGAAACCGACGGTGCGGTGGCGCCTGTACGTGTTCAAAAACGGGGAGTTGCAGGGCGACCCGCTAAAGATCCATCAGCAGTCGTACTACCTCCTCGGGCGGGAGCGCAAGGTTGTGGACATTCCCACCGACCACCCCAGCTGCAGCAAGCAGCACGCGGTGATCCAGTTCCGTGCGAGGGATGTGATGGACGACGATACCGGCGATATGGTGCAGGTCGTTACCCCGTATATACTGGACCTTGACTCCACAAACGGCACGCA from Micromonas commoda chromosome 3, complete sequence encodes:
- the AE_1 gene encoding anion exchanger family (sodium ion:bicarbonate symporter); the protein is MSESTSEVPGVGEPPRYVRFLQHLVAEGGYGLDESHALTGLKEWREAEVVGALLRNVKERAPDAVVGRIFTAVNQDGLVVLVGEAGEPENGGDAHANGSTEATSNGAHHVASNGTEITSANGRAPRHRVLTDCHISVCTLDQPVNLGAPDGRNARAVFLVMVPEVDFTAPWAEGLDRYECLRTIKTAFQRFAARGTFLKTVYADERNLEAATARQKLAEFLGERKSGDGDADGDRDPELGKSSGRMAAKATSTRPTSPRMSTGGSNLARQKSIANMLTPGAKTTRLRPVDLVEALRASVAAWADHEQRRLLLLADENERETEAASMYQWTGRLCGGVIDDVTNRWAPLFVSDWIDGVSVKTVSASLLMFFGCLAPCIAFGALTDISTGGKMGTMEYLVAQSVSGVVWSIFAGQPEIVLRTTGPSTVFLIELARACERDGYPFITAFAWTGIWSAMFMIAIACLDACTLMLRNCTRFTQEIFGLFVSAIFIQSGGTALVSYFKSDEYDLAHALFSLILALLTLQLGLWALQVRTSPFLLPTMRELTADFGVAAAIAVGTLTAYGSNVKGMEMLKMTSSIEPADGRGSWVVDLHAGPAHLKWLAIVPALLLTALMYVEMNISSLLANKPENKLIKGPAHHQNFLVMALITLVFALFGLPPMTGSLPHSPQFIRALSDVEEITVGGETRTNVIWVRENRLAPLLVHVLMSLTIVMAPALRQIPMAVLYGLFLYMGITGLATSQLWTRIKMIAMDPRLLPPTHYVRKVPLTRVHAFTLVQMCCCAALLGVRQSPAALFFPLFLGALMPLRYTLTHEGVSLFTPEMLKMLDMIAEASNAETAARTGRTDAEDHLTIRGDVADFDRSPNLSTSPSGDLKAPPGLGENGVLATCLTNPSGVGVLSGTLVCATDLGTRRILRPKILPLALTSAQAAGTPNTSAVATRTVVGVTCGCSASTLPASFMANASTSVNIRIAVASAAVDTAVTPSAKAFAPSPARGAAFSKTALADEVAVVISGSVASWSAVASSMTYPGAMVLA
- a CDS encoding glycosyltransferase family 77 protein (candidate glycosyltransferase), yielding MQEVDPSKQDHPKWMRDMWSEKVQAVDKNVIDKELEARLESRPPELDHVQPGEELFVTFGTASVTDFVQNWLESADKLGLSPLFVGALDEDMYEWCKKRGVPSMLLKGNTVLKNRGQQFITAGDKSFKKMGTVKTKFIQDLLELGIAPILTDADVVWLKDPRSYFKRGTYITADVLVSTDCIDVPADRKDNNGCSHVNFNTGVLHFRPTDAAKAFVQTWKTKVATSTIAWMRDQPAFNLITHEGVGGHSLEPAVSVPEERRGTEGHRMVYWAANASIRLGVLPNWLFGNGHSYFVQWHHLTHPEDGEPFSVHLTYQYGDTGSYAFGKRERMRQAGIWRSDPREYFEDGKYLVVSDEGSQVDFSGESPGGEEVGSDRNAYRTAIDRHLREDKLRRTTIRNALALARALNRILVLPEARCYCDKIWNNLNACRAPGAESFKLPYACPMDHIYDLPSWFNPGMPDFREPGFLDDPRVPDAIKASVGRVVVDRDGDTRAGKPGWDMNDGKVVKLRHGFTVPDAKLALKSLEEKRVIEVDFLGNEGTFCGFGDDAKNKEFDRIVVKPLSASQYYCFTELWEDQGSPRGGRNGPYEPQVVLRHCGMMEDDFKRAGKVHAGVVEHIDKPDGGCSCEWGFGLPRGLAHISKDESICPRRNSDQPTAG
- the TIC55-2 gene encoding chloroplast envelope protein translocase family (inner chloroplast membrane translocase (import) Tic55) encodes the protein MDSDAAVGPSRSGEWHVVAKSDQLARENARVQVTADGRYLVVARSGGRLYAFDATCYHMGAPLLHGDIEDVDGHGACITCPWHHYQISMSTGERLYQDMSRKTCTLPKKQRVHEVMEADGEVRVRLSGGGKPPSPPPDVIRPKPHEVDYEWESDRYAFKPPPPSQASQKAPRSGKVFNRGGGRFPPGAFGRGSAGLHPGLVGAGVGREVGRMVADSMRGGDGKAPWAMSRGFAQPPPKAKPALAGEALAEGEELPDAPGDG
- a CDS encoding predicted protein gives rise to the protein MADMVQEIVVAKPVSPVQFMIDYLAVGSSLCQQDKYGLSMMRRARLMKIFKAWDKNQDKTVDLKELRAFTRKHGGNAVTQDELKDIFMDMDESGDSKVDEDEFLKFFSLSVKRMDDDEFEQMIQDMLQ
- a CDS encoding predicted protein; the protein is MGGGAVTAVRATEDPTSFNQVVLQAGPLLLPLVLSTSAAVYRSSREGGLARLPLGMWGGICLVWLYWLGSQNGIF
- a CDS encoding KH domain-containing protein (has two KH-1 domains and a antimicrobial formaecin family domain. The K homology (KH) domain is present in a wide variety of quite diverse nucleic acid-binding proteins and it has been shown to bind RNA; expressed), with translation MGDDAQVKEEEGMSPPRGQSRSRSRSRSPRRRSYSPDRRRRRDSRDRSRSRSRGRGRSWSRSRSRSPRGYRRRSRSYSRSRSRSRSPPRRRRRSPPRGERDSRRPPPGGPARVKAEAEEAIPCVGYEGRIIGRGGETIRRIQEETGARISIDRASGECMVSGSTEQVILGSAAVKKIIAEAGERGGGGGGNGGGGGGFRPPSGPFEAEETIPCAGSEGRVIGKGGETIRRLQEETGCRIDIEKGSGLCTIKGTVAAVRAAAAAVRRQIEDGDGGGGGFKRKRDSEDEPIDSAAYGRELAQREEDDEPKPPPIEPDFGLSGALAAETNTVNGVTLVYTEPLEAKKPTVRWRLYVFKNGELQGDPLKIHQQSYYLLGRERKVVDIPTDHPSCSKQHAVIQFRARDVMDDDTGDMVQVVTPYILDLDSTNGTHLNGERIDPRKYYQLLEKDTLVFGQSTREFVILNEDSK